Proteins from a single region of Pithys albifrons albifrons isolate INPA30051 chromosome 12, PitAlb_v1, whole genome shotgun sequence:
- the EMC8 gene encoding ER membrane protein complex subunit 8 gives MKLTTQAYCKMVLHSAKYPHCAVNGLLVAERPPAPRPPQPALFVDCIPLFHGTLALAPMLEVALTLIDSWCKENSYVIAGYYQANERVKDASPNQVAEKVASRIAEGFTDTALIMVDNTKFTMECVEPAIHVYELHENKWRCKDPHIDFCEDWTEAQRIAASLLDSKSYETLVDFDNHLDDIRNDWTNPEINKAVLHLC, from the exons atgaAGCTCACCACCCAGGCCTACTGCAAGATGGTGCTGCACAGCGCCAAGTACCCGCACTGCGCCGTGAACGGGCTGCTGGTGGCGGAGCGcccgccggccccgcggccTCCGCAGCCCGCGCTCTTCGTGGATTGTATCCCGCTCTTCCACGGCACGCTGGCGCTCGCCCCCATGCTGGAGGTGGCCCTGACCCTG ATTGACTCCTGGTGCAAGGAGAACAGCTACGTGATCGCTGGCTATTACCAGGCGAACGAACGCGTGAAAGATGCCAG CCCAAACCAGGTTGCGGAGAAAGTGGCCTCGAGGATTGCCGAGGGCTTCACGGACACGGCGCTCATCATG GTTGACAACACCAAGTTCACGATGGAGTGTGTGGAGCCTGCCATCCATGTGTATGAGCTGCACGAGAACAAGTGGAGGTGCAAGGACCCACACAT TGATTTTTGTGAAGACTGGACTGAAGCCCAGAGAATCGCTGCCTCTCTCTTGGACAGCAAGTCCTACGAGACACTCGTGGACTTTGACAATCACCTGGATGATATTCGGAACGACTGGACAAACCCGGAGATCAACAAAGCTGTCCTGCACCTGTGTTAG